A single Carassius carassius chromosome 3, fCarCar2.1, whole genome shotgun sequence DNA region contains:
- the si:ch73-335l21.1 gene encoding insulin receptor substrate 1-B isoform X1 translates to MENHSDSQSSTEDVRKSGYLRKQKSMHRRYFVLRTASERGPARLEYYESEKKFRGKTPVPKKALALETCFNINKRADSKNKHMIVLYTRAESFVVAAENETDQEEWYQAMVELQCKSKVLCDSANGGDYGVPSPGPAFKEVWQVKVWPKGLGQAKNLVGIYRLCLTEKTVNFVKLNSDAAAVVLQLMNVRRCGHSENFFFVEVGRSAVTGPGEFWMQVEDSVVAQNMHETLLEAMKALSEEFRQRSKSQSAAAGAGGGTTASNPISVPSRRHHANPPPSQVGFTRRPRTEPPGITGGCNSTSPTSRHSFPRTRTSSDGGKVDDGGSAAAGGIASCSSPTTNGSCSNTPILRSKSVRAPTPVNSQHALMRSTSTPAPTSAPSLPSGSVHGSEFCAVETGTSSSGVDGNGNMYSQIPLRQTSVCGSLSDYGSSDEYGSSPGEHSLLTPTKQARPAGSSGGHSIGDEASNYILMSQRGASKPQPGQNALPQTRRVLRRSSSRECEAERRLMSKRASLPPMSLERLAPHRRAGEEAVEEDDYAIMTHTSSRESFGPSQDSGASASTTGYLEVAAELKSDAGSGETGVPDVIRGANGAVDNGYMSMLPGVTSPPVSLSHSLSVAVLDPDSKSADDYMAMTPNNSISPPRQIRPPPSGTDGYMMMSPNSSCSPDQRGVPTAWVGSSSADSRTGSDYMNMSPISARSANSTPPPAEPHTQSDQHSQQPPPKMVYSYYSLPRSYKHNSSTRFEEGPGRGKHLVNGGRGLGGGRGLGNSNSKHQEPPVGRHLSLSSSSYSSSSASSESLGEGEEKAVQVAGGAAANTPAKDAEKGPLQQRQGSGRVKQGHPGQRVRPLSLFVDVSKANTLPRVRETPLPPEPKSPGEYVSIEFKGESNLKARGNGPRGFRHDASLPPSTHRNLPRPTSCVAGFSPFSQSSCTSIPPSTASEYVNMELGVSPSPSPLSLTSLGFPPFPTPPVTPAAAPKAYDEHRSAVLNDDDAESEMGHRKTMQVSEPLPGDSPTACGDYTKMAFSLNSGSTLSSTSSKASLPDQTESVVPALGLGLGLDFPLAKVPNPDHGAKVIRADPQGRRRHCSETFQAPSSLLTCSATSSSSAFPDHTQVARRLGFEGTLWGNSGSADVSSQYINPGLPSLSVSQTSSMEQGLNYIDLDLANKESSHTATDGQAVVHTPVARIFSSVLGGGAAGGSVGTGGSGGSASNLNMYASIDFYKSEELRTHQGSSSSSKEGTEC, encoded by the coding sequence gTAAAGTACTCTGTGACAGTGCGAATGGGGGAGATTATGGTGTACCATCCCCTGGTCCCGCCTTCAAGGAGGTCTGGCAAGTAAAAGTTTGGCCTAAAGGTCTGGGCCAAGCCAAGAACCTTGTTGGCATCTACCGACTTTGTCTGACTGAAAAGACAGTCAACTTTGTCAAGCTGAACTCTGATGCAGCGGCTGTTGTGCTCCAGCTTATGAATGTGAGGCGTTGTGGTCATTCTGAAAACTTCTTCTTTGTGGAGGTGGGTCGCTCTGCAGTAACTGGCCCTGGAGAGTTCTGGATGCAAGTGGAAGATTCTGTGGTAGCACAGAATATGCATGAAACTCTGTTGGAAGCCATGAAGGCCCTGAGTGAGGAGTTTCGCCAGCGTAGCAAGTCTCAGTCAGCTGCCGCTGGAGCAGGAGGTGGTACCACTGCATCAAATCCTATTAGTGTTCCCTCTCGACGACATCACGCCAATCCTCCACCCAGTCAGGTTGGATTCACAAGACGCCCACGGACCGAACCACCAGGGATTACTGGAGGCTGTAATAGCACTTCTCCAACCTCTCGCCACAGCTTTCCCCGAACACGAACGTCCAGTGATGGTGGCAAAGTTGATGATGGAGGTAGTGCAGCTGCTGGAGGGATTGCATCATGCTCAAGTCCCACGACTAATGGGTCATGTTCCAATACCCCAATACTGAGATCAAAATCTGTTCGTGCTCCAACCCCAGTCAATTCACAGCATGCGCTAATGAGATCCACCTCAACCCCTGCCCCTACATCTGCACCAAGCCTGCCTTCTGGCTCAGTACATGGATCTGAGTTTTGTGCAGTAGAAACCGGGACAAGCAGCAGTGGTGTGGATGGTAATGGTAACATGTACAGTCAAATACCTCTCCGACAGACCTCTGTCTGTGGTTCTCTTAGTGACTACGGTTCCTCAGATGAATACGGCTCCAGCCCTGGAGAGCACTCTCTGCTAACCCCAACAAAGCAGGCAAGGCCTGCCGGCAGCTCAGGCGGGCATTCTATTGGGGATGAAGCATCCAACTACATCCTAATGAGTCAAAGAGGAGCATCCAAACCTCAGCCAGGCCAAAATGCATTACCACAAACCAGGAGAGTTCTGAGGCGCTCCTCTAGCAGAGAATGTGAAGCTGAGCGTAGGTTAATGAGTAAGCGGGCTTCCCTGCCACCCATGTCCTTGGAGAGACTTGCACCACACCGTCGAGCTGGGGAGGAAGCTGTTGAAGAGGACGACTATGCAATTATGACTCACACATCCAGCCGAGAATCCTTTGGACCAAGTCAGGATTCTGGAGCGTCAGCAAGCACAACAGGATACTTGGAGGTAGCTGCAGAGCTTAAAAGTGATGCTGGTAGTGGTGAAACGGGTGTCCCTGATGTCATCAGAGGAGCTAATGGAGCAGTGGATAATGGCTACATGTCCATGTTGCCAGGAGTTACATCTCCCCCAGTATCCCTTTCTCATTCCCTCTCAGTAGCAGTTTTAGATCCAGACTCAAAGTCTGCTGATGACTACATGGCCATGACCCCCAATAATAGCATTTCACCCCCACGGCAGATCCGTCCACCACCTTCTGGCACAGATGGCTACATGATGATGTCTCCCAACAGTAGCTGTTCACCAGACCAACGAGGGGTCCCTACTGCCTGGGTTGGCAGCAGCAGTGCTGACAGCCGAACTGGCAGCGACTACATGAATATGTCACCTATCAGCGCCCGCTCTGCCAATAGTACTCCACCACCAGCTGAGCCCCACACTCAATCCGACCAGCATTCTCAGCAGCCTCCACCTAAGATGGTATATTCTTACTATTCTCTACCCCGCTCCTACAAACACAATAGTTCAACACGCTTTGAGGAAGGGCCAGGAAGAGGGAAGCATTTGGTTAATGGGGGTCGAGGTCTGGGTGGAGGTAGGGGGCTAGGTAATAGCAATTCCAAGCATCAGGAACCCCCTGTTGGTCGACACCTGTCCCTTTCATCATCTTCCTACTCCTCCAGTTCTGCTAGCAGCGAGAGCCTAGGTGAAGGTGAAGAAAAAGCCGTCCAAGTGGCAGGAGGAGCAGCAGCAAATACTCCTGCAAAAGATGCTGAGAAAGGACCCTTGCAGCAAAGGCAAGGCTCTGGAAGGGTTAAGCAAGGACATCCTGGTCAGAGGGTCAGGCCCCTTAGTCTGTTTGTGGATGTCTCTAAAGCCAACACTTTACCCAGAGTCCGTGAAACACCCCTTCCTCCTGAGCCTAAAAGCCCTGGGGAGTATGTCAGTATTGAGTTCAAGGGTGAGAGTAATCTGAAGGCAAGAGGTAATGGACCCAGAGGATTTCGGCATGATGCTTCTCTTCCACCCAGTACCCACCGCAACTTACCCAGGCCTACCTCTTGTGTTGCTGGGTTCTCACCTTTCTCGCAAAGCTCCTGCACCTCCATCCCTCCATCAACTGCCTCCGAGTATGTCAATATGGAGCTAGGAGTTTCCCCATCCCCCTCGCCTTTGTCCCTCACGTCACTTGGATTTCCCCCATTCCCCACTCCTCCTGTCACGCCAGCAGCAGCCCCTAAAGCTTATGATGAGCATAGATCTGCTGTTCTAAATGATGATGATGCAGAGAGTGAGATGGGACATAGAAAAACCATGCAGGTATCAGAGCCACTGCCAGGAGACTCACCCACAGCATGTGGTGACTACACAAAGATGGCCTTTAGCCTGAACTCAGGCAGCACCTTAAGTTCTACATCATCAAAAGCCTCTTTGCCAGACCAGACGGAGTCAGTAGTTCCAGCCCTTGGTTTGGGACTAGGACTAGACTTTCCACTTGCCAAAGTCCCAAACCCAGATCATGGGGCTAAAGTAATTCGAGCGGATCCTCAAGGTCGTCGACGCCACTGCTCTGAAACGTTCCAAGCTCCTTCCTCACTTCTTACTTGCTCTGCAACATCATCTTCTTCTGCATTCCCTGATCACACCCAAGTGGCCCGTCGGCTTGGTTTTGAGGGTACGCTTTGGGGGAACAGTGGCTCAGCGGACGTCTCATCTCAGTACATCAATCCTGGACTACCCAGTCTATCTGTTTCACAGACATCCTCCATGGAACAGGGCCTCAATTACATAGACTTGGACCTGGCTAACAAGGAAAGCTCCCACACTGCCACAGATGGGCAAGCAGTTGTCCACACACCTGTCGCTCGTATCTTTTCCTCTGTGCTGGGCGGAGGAGCAGCAGGGGGTTCTGTAGGAACTGGAGGTTCAGGCGGTAGTGCTTCAAACCTCAACATGTATGCTAGCATTGACTTCTACAAATCAGAGGAGCTGCGGACACACCAaggtagcagcagcagcagcaaagaAGGTACAG
- the si:ch73-335l21.1 gene encoding insulin receptor substrate 1-B isoform X2, giving the protein MENHSDSQSSTEDVRKSGYLRKQKSMHRRYFVLRTASERGPARLEYYESEKKFRGKTPVPKKALALETCFNINKRADSKNKHMIVLYTRAESFVVAAENETDQEEWYQAMVELQCKSKVLCDSANGGDYGVPSPGPAFKEVWQVKVWPKGLGQAKNLVGIYRLCLTEKTVNFVKLNSDAAAVVLQLMNVRRCGHSENFFFVEVGRSAVTGPGEFWMQVEDSVVAQNMHETLLEAMKALSEEFRQRSKSQSAAAGAGGGTTASNPISVPSRRHHANPPPSQVGFTRRPRTEPPGITGGCNSTSPTSRHSFPRTRTSSDGGKVDDGGSAAAGGIASCSSPTTNGSCSNTPILRSKSVRAPTPVNSQHALMRSTSTPAPTSAPSLPSGSVHGSEFCAVETGTSSSGVDGNGNMYSQIPLRQTSVCGSLSDYGSSDEYGSSPGEHSLLTPTKQARPAGSSGGHSIGDEASNYILMSQRGASKPQPGQNALPQTRRVLRRSSSRECEAERRLMSKRASLPPMSLERLAPHRRAGEEAVEEDDYAIMTHTSSRESFGPSQDSGASASTTGYLEVAAELKSDAGSGETGVPDVIRGANGAVDNGYMSMLPGVTSPPVSLSHSLSVAVLDPDSKSADDYMAMTPNNSISPPRQIRPPPSGTDGYMMMSPNSSCSPDQRGVPTAWVGSSSADSRTGSDYMNMSPISARSANSTPPPAEPHTQSDQHSQQPPPKMVYSYYSLPRSYKHNSSTRFEEGPGRGKHLVNGGRGLGGGRGLGNSNSKHQEPPVGRHLSLSSSSYSSSSASSESLGEGEEKAVQVAGGAAANTPAKDAEKGPLQQRQGSGRVKQGHPGQRVRPLSLFVDVSKANTLPRVRETPLPPEPKSPGEYVSIEFKGESNLKARGNGPRGFRHDASLPPSTHRNLPRPTSCVAGFSPFSQSSCTSIPPSTASEYVNMELGVSPSPSPLSLTSLGFPPFPTPPVTPAAAPKAYDEHRSAVLNDDDAESEMGHRKTMQVSEPLPGDSPTACGDYTKMAFSLNSGSTLSSTSSKASLPDQTESVVPALGLGLGLDFPLAKVPNPDHGAKVIRADPQGRRRHCSETFQAPSSLLTCSATSSSSAFPDHTQVARRLGFEGTLWGNSGSADVSSQYINPGLPSLSVSQTSSMEQGLNYIDLDLANKESSHTATDGQAVVHTPVARIFSSVLGGGAAGGSVGTGGSGGSASNLNMYASIDFYKSEELRTHQGSSSSSKEEC; this is encoded by the coding sequence gTAAAGTACTCTGTGACAGTGCGAATGGGGGAGATTATGGTGTACCATCCCCTGGTCCCGCCTTCAAGGAGGTCTGGCAAGTAAAAGTTTGGCCTAAAGGTCTGGGCCAAGCCAAGAACCTTGTTGGCATCTACCGACTTTGTCTGACTGAAAAGACAGTCAACTTTGTCAAGCTGAACTCTGATGCAGCGGCTGTTGTGCTCCAGCTTATGAATGTGAGGCGTTGTGGTCATTCTGAAAACTTCTTCTTTGTGGAGGTGGGTCGCTCTGCAGTAACTGGCCCTGGAGAGTTCTGGATGCAAGTGGAAGATTCTGTGGTAGCACAGAATATGCATGAAACTCTGTTGGAAGCCATGAAGGCCCTGAGTGAGGAGTTTCGCCAGCGTAGCAAGTCTCAGTCAGCTGCCGCTGGAGCAGGAGGTGGTACCACTGCATCAAATCCTATTAGTGTTCCCTCTCGACGACATCACGCCAATCCTCCACCCAGTCAGGTTGGATTCACAAGACGCCCACGGACCGAACCACCAGGGATTACTGGAGGCTGTAATAGCACTTCTCCAACCTCTCGCCACAGCTTTCCCCGAACACGAACGTCCAGTGATGGTGGCAAAGTTGATGATGGAGGTAGTGCAGCTGCTGGAGGGATTGCATCATGCTCAAGTCCCACGACTAATGGGTCATGTTCCAATACCCCAATACTGAGATCAAAATCTGTTCGTGCTCCAACCCCAGTCAATTCACAGCATGCGCTAATGAGATCCACCTCAACCCCTGCCCCTACATCTGCACCAAGCCTGCCTTCTGGCTCAGTACATGGATCTGAGTTTTGTGCAGTAGAAACCGGGACAAGCAGCAGTGGTGTGGATGGTAATGGTAACATGTACAGTCAAATACCTCTCCGACAGACCTCTGTCTGTGGTTCTCTTAGTGACTACGGTTCCTCAGATGAATACGGCTCCAGCCCTGGAGAGCACTCTCTGCTAACCCCAACAAAGCAGGCAAGGCCTGCCGGCAGCTCAGGCGGGCATTCTATTGGGGATGAAGCATCCAACTACATCCTAATGAGTCAAAGAGGAGCATCCAAACCTCAGCCAGGCCAAAATGCATTACCACAAACCAGGAGAGTTCTGAGGCGCTCCTCTAGCAGAGAATGTGAAGCTGAGCGTAGGTTAATGAGTAAGCGGGCTTCCCTGCCACCCATGTCCTTGGAGAGACTTGCACCACACCGTCGAGCTGGGGAGGAAGCTGTTGAAGAGGACGACTATGCAATTATGACTCACACATCCAGCCGAGAATCCTTTGGACCAAGTCAGGATTCTGGAGCGTCAGCAAGCACAACAGGATACTTGGAGGTAGCTGCAGAGCTTAAAAGTGATGCTGGTAGTGGTGAAACGGGTGTCCCTGATGTCATCAGAGGAGCTAATGGAGCAGTGGATAATGGCTACATGTCCATGTTGCCAGGAGTTACATCTCCCCCAGTATCCCTTTCTCATTCCCTCTCAGTAGCAGTTTTAGATCCAGACTCAAAGTCTGCTGATGACTACATGGCCATGACCCCCAATAATAGCATTTCACCCCCACGGCAGATCCGTCCACCACCTTCTGGCACAGATGGCTACATGATGATGTCTCCCAACAGTAGCTGTTCACCAGACCAACGAGGGGTCCCTACTGCCTGGGTTGGCAGCAGCAGTGCTGACAGCCGAACTGGCAGCGACTACATGAATATGTCACCTATCAGCGCCCGCTCTGCCAATAGTACTCCACCACCAGCTGAGCCCCACACTCAATCCGACCAGCATTCTCAGCAGCCTCCACCTAAGATGGTATATTCTTACTATTCTCTACCCCGCTCCTACAAACACAATAGTTCAACACGCTTTGAGGAAGGGCCAGGAAGAGGGAAGCATTTGGTTAATGGGGGTCGAGGTCTGGGTGGAGGTAGGGGGCTAGGTAATAGCAATTCCAAGCATCAGGAACCCCCTGTTGGTCGACACCTGTCCCTTTCATCATCTTCCTACTCCTCCAGTTCTGCTAGCAGCGAGAGCCTAGGTGAAGGTGAAGAAAAAGCCGTCCAAGTGGCAGGAGGAGCAGCAGCAAATACTCCTGCAAAAGATGCTGAGAAAGGACCCTTGCAGCAAAGGCAAGGCTCTGGAAGGGTTAAGCAAGGACATCCTGGTCAGAGGGTCAGGCCCCTTAGTCTGTTTGTGGATGTCTCTAAAGCCAACACTTTACCCAGAGTCCGTGAAACACCCCTTCCTCCTGAGCCTAAAAGCCCTGGGGAGTATGTCAGTATTGAGTTCAAGGGTGAGAGTAATCTGAAGGCAAGAGGTAATGGACCCAGAGGATTTCGGCATGATGCTTCTCTTCCACCCAGTACCCACCGCAACTTACCCAGGCCTACCTCTTGTGTTGCTGGGTTCTCACCTTTCTCGCAAAGCTCCTGCACCTCCATCCCTCCATCAACTGCCTCCGAGTATGTCAATATGGAGCTAGGAGTTTCCCCATCCCCCTCGCCTTTGTCCCTCACGTCACTTGGATTTCCCCCATTCCCCACTCCTCCTGTCACGCCAGCAGCAGCCCCTAAAGCTTATGATGAGCATAGATCTGCTGTTCTAAATGATGATGATGCAGAGAGTGAGATGGGACATAGAAAAACCATGCAGGTATCAGAGCCACTGCCAGGAGACTCACCCACAGCATGTGGTGACTACACAAAGATGGCCTTTAGCCTGAACTCAGGCAGCACCTTAAGTTCTACATCATCAAAAGCCTCTTTGCCAGACCAGACGGAGTCAGTAGTTCCAGCCCTTGGTTTGGGACTAGGACTAGACTTTCCACTTGCCAAAGTCCCAAACCCAGATCATGGGGCTAAAGTAATTCGAGCGGATCCTCAAGGTCGTCGACGCCACTGCTCTGAAACGTTCCAAGCTCCTTCCTCACTTCTTACTTGCTCTGCAACATCATCTTCTTCTGCATTCCCTGATCACACCCAAGTGGCCCGTCGGCTTGGTTTTGAGGGTACGCTTTGGGGGAACAGTGGCTCAGCGGACGTCTCATCTCAGTACATCAATCCTGGACTACCCAGTCTATCTGTTTCACAGACATCCTCCATGGAACAGGGCCTCAATTACATAGACTTGGACCTGGCTAACAAGGAAAGCTCCCACACTGCCACAGATGGGCAAGCAGTTGTCCACACACCTGTCGCTCGTATCTTTTCCTCTGTGCTGGGCGGAGGAGCAGCAGGGGGTTCTGTAGGAACTGGAGGTTCAGGCGGTAGTGCTTCAAACCTCAACATGTATGCTAGCATTGACTTCTACAAATCAGAGGAGCTGCGGACACACCAaggtagcagcagcagcagcaaagaAG